From Solanum lycopersicum chromosome 8, SLM_r2.1, the proteins below share one genomic window:
- the LOC138338053 gene encoding uncharacterized protein has protein sequence MAAPLNLEQGQSSTIPPRFNGQFYRPDEFNRVSACESAKEIWDCLKTVHEGTEQVKELKIDMLTSQYENFKMREGETIHEMFTKLSSITNELRSLGEPISMSKQVRKVLRILRKSWESKVYVITEAKDLKVLTMDSPIGNLKTHEMNRSHDQSKKEVKKDKSLMLKYKSEEDSSDDYDMGYLIKIFQKIVRKNKGFKKGANVPRTATQNDTYYKCGKAGHFIRDCPLLKGENKEYQKSRSDKKKRRTLAFTVWGDSSSDSEDLDEPNDVSMVVVHEEETIFNEMFAFMAYSENEEDEDKVTLIDMKHDLNTYSLKKLRTLANVMIDSVIELTSERDIMNAQLESLNENRDKMNEQILKVEDKIVSLESDKIELKNQLHLINEKAEKQKGKFSGLQVVLE, from the exons ATGGCTGCTCCACTTAATCTAGAACAGGGTCAGTCTTCAACTATacctcctcgtttcaatggaCAGTTTTACA GACCGGATGAGTTCAATCGTGTCTCAGCCTGTGAATCTGCAAAAGAGATCTGGGATTGCTTAAAAACAGTTCATGAGGGAACTGAACAAGTGAAAGAGTTAAAGATCGATATGCTCACATCTCagtatgaaaatttcaaaatgagagAAGGTGAAACTATTCATGAAATGTTCACTAAATTGTCATCCATCACAAATGAGTTGAGAAGTCTTGGAGAACCTATCAGTATGAGCAAACAAGTTAGGAAAGTACTCCGAATCCTTCGCAAGTCTTGGGAAAGTAAGGTTTATGTTATTACTGAAGCAAAAGACCTGAAAGTGTTAACCATGGATTCTCCCATTGGAAATCTAAAAACTCATGAGATGAATCGAAGTCATGATCAGTCAAAGAAGGAGGTCAAGAAAGATAAGTCCTTGATGCTGAAATACAAATCTGAAGAGGACTCCAGTGATGATTATGATATGGGTTATCTCATCAAGATATTTCAGAAGATTGTGAGAAAAAACAAAGGTTTTAAAAAGGGAGCAAATGTTCCTCGAACTGCCACTCAAAATGATACCTATTATAAGTGTGGAAAAGCTGGGCACTTTATAAGAGATTGTCCATTACTCAAAGGTGAAaacaaagaatatcaaaaatcaagaagtgataaaaagaagagaaggaCCCTG GCCTTTACTGTATGGGGAGACTCTTCAAGTGACTCAGAAGATCTTGATGAACCAAATGATGTGTCAATGGTGGTGGTTCATGAAGAGGAAACCATATTCAATGAGATGTTTGCTTTCATGGCTTAttcagaaaatgaagaagatgaggACAAGGTAACTCTTATTGATATGAAACATGATCTGAATActtattctcttaaaaaattgagaacattAGCAAATGTTATGATTGACTCAGTGATTGAGTTAACTTCTGAAAGAGATATTATGAATGCTCAGCTTGAAAGTTTAAATgaaaatagagataaaatgaaTGAGCAAATACTGAAAGTTGAAGACAAAATTGTTTCTCTAGAATCTGACAAAATAGAACTTAAAAATCAGTTGCATCTGATAAATGAGAAAGCTGAAAAGCAAAAGGGAAAGTTTAGTGGTTTACAAGTTGTACTTGAATAA